In the genome of Coraliomargarita algicola, one region contains:
- a CDS encoding PilT/PilU family type 4a pilus ATPase, whose translation MPDLGQINETLDPVNAADFMRQLLASIQELGSSDLHLCAGARPFVRHNGALQYLDQKPLEAAASKVLNTVLLNQVQRDEFESSHDLDLALTLGLRKRYRVNLMQHKEGVAGTYRIIPNKIPRLKDLGFEDLDPIRKLLTYPNGLILVAGAICSGKSVTLAAMIDDINCTREEHLIAVEEPIEIVQTSKSCQITQREVGVHTHSFAGALKSALRQDPDIIVIGELRDLETIEMAITASETGHLVIGTLHTSDAANTLNRVLDVFPASQQTHIRVMLSHALRGIICQRLLPATDGHMALAYELLLNNTAVRTLIHENKPEGLVNVMETGSAEGMRLMDKSVLSLWESDRISDDVALKNLKSEMKRAQLRELIMLQKPTYLTT comes from the coding sequence ATGCCAGATCTCGGCCAGATCAACGAGACTTTAGACCCAGTCAATGCCGCCGATTTTATGCGGCAATTACTCGCCTCGATCCAAGAACTTGGCAGTAGCGACTTACACCTTTGCGCGGGAGCCCGCCCCTTCGTGAGGCACAATGGTGCCTTGCAATACCTGGATCAAAAGCCACTGGAAGCGGCTGCCTCCAAAGTGTTGAACACTGTCTTATTAAACCAGGTTCAGCGAGATGAATTCGAATCCAGTCACGATCTCGACCTCGCCCTGACTCTGGGGCTGCGTAAGCGCTACCGGGTAAACTTGATGCAACATAAAGAGGGCGTGGCGGGGACCTACAGGATTATTCCAAATAAAATCCCACGGCTGAAGGACTTGGGATTTGAGGATCTAGACCCCATCCGAAAATTACTGACCTACCCCAATGGCTTAATCTTAGTCGCAGGGGCAATCTGTTCGGGCAAGAGCGTGACACTTGCCGCTATGATCGACGATATCAACTGTACCCGCGAAGAGCATTTGATCGCGGTGGAAGAACCGATTGAAATTGTCCAAACTTCGAAGTCTTGCCAGATCACACAACGAGAAGTCGGTGTGCATACCCACAGTTTTGCGGGAGCCTTAAAGAGCGCGTTACGCCAAGACCCCGACATCATCGTCATTGGTGAACTGCGTGATTTAGAGACGATCGAAATGGCCATCACCGCCTCTGAAACAGGGCACCTGGTGATCGGCACCCTCCATACCAGTGATGCGGCCAACACCTTGAACCGTGTGCTCGACGTCTTCCCAGCCTCGCAGCAAACTCATATTCGCGTGATGCTCTCACACGCCTTGCGAGGGATCATTTGCCAAAGATTACTCCCCGCGACTGACGGGCATATGGCGCTAGCCTACGAATTATTGCTCAACAACACCGCCGTCCGCACCCTCATCCACGAAAATAAGCCCGAGGGCTTGGTCAATGTGATGGAAACCGGCTCTGCGGAAGGCATGCGACTAATGGACAAGTCCGTCTTATCACTCTGGGAGAGCGATCGTATCAGCGATGATGTGGCACTAAAAAACCTGAAAAGTGAAATGAAGCGTGCGCAACTACGTGAGCTCATCATGCTGCAAAAGCCGACCTATCTAACCACCTGA
- a CDS encoding SDR family oxidoreductase produces the protein MKIDTTALLSFTGKTVLVTGSSRNLGLTIAAAFVEAGARVILHGSEANVPSAYEHLQAEYPEAELLQLAFDLSVPSEIDAAFAHLAAQGWMPDVLVNNAAHLGINEDGFLGQSPEFFREVMEVNLFGAFRCCQLAAQHQKKQGGGAIVNISSLAGHQGIHGRSAYNISKAALDGMTRAMAQELSGFGVRVNSLVLGYVWTERWNHLAEGVEARRRKNVPTAAPSSQEEIARTVLFLASASAPTLVGAQLVLDGGMGIQQLPKDIGV, from the coding sequence ATGAAAATTGATACCACCGCATTACTTTCATTTACTGGCAAAACCGTGCTGGTCACGGGCTCCTCTCGTAATCTCGGTCTCACCATTGCAGCCGCTTTTGTGGAAGCCGGCGCGCGAGTGATCTTGCACGGCTCTGAGGCCAATGTGCCGAGTGCATATGAGCACTTGCAAGCTGAGTATCCCGAAGCTGAGTTGCTTCAATTGGCATTTGACCTGTCGGTGCCGTCCGAGATCGATGCCGCGTTTGCACACTTGGCGGCGCAGGGCTGGATGCCGGATGTATTGGTGAATAATGCGGCGCATCTCGGAATCAATGAAGACGGCTTTCTCGGGCAGAGCCCGGAATTCTTCAGAGAAGTGATGGAGGTCAATCTCTTTGGCGCGTTTCGCTGCTGTCAACTCGCCGCCCAACATCAGAAAAAACAGGGCGGGGGGGCGATCGTAAACATATCATCGCTCGCGGGGCATCAAGGTATTCATGGGCGCAGTGCCTATAACATCAGTAAGGCGGCGCTGGATGGTATGACGCGTGCGATGGCACAAGAGCTATCCGGTTTTGGAGTGCGTGTGAATTCCCTAGTGCTTGGTTATGTGTGGACCGAGCGCTGGAATCACCTCGCGGAAGGGGTTGAAGCGCGCCGTCGGAAAAACGTGCCGACGGCTGCACCTAGCTCGCAGGAAGAGATTGCTAGGACGGTGTTGTTCCTGGCTTCTGCGAGCGCCCCGACGCTGGTGGGCGCCCAATTGGTGCTGGATGGCGGTATGGGCATACAGCAATTGCCTAAGGATATTGGAGTTTGA
- the menB gene encoding 1,4-dihydroxy-2-naphthoyl-CoA synthase, translating into MNWKKVREFEDIIYEKCDGIAKVTINRPHRRNAFTPDTVAEMIEAFADAKDDTSIGVVLLTGFNPQTDGKFAFCAGGDQKIRGHKAGGYVGKDGVPRLNVLDLQKLIRSMPKVVIALVAGYAIGGGHVLHVVCDMTIAADNAVFGQTGPKVGSFDGGFGSSYLARIVGHKKAREIWYLCRQYNAQEALDMGLVNKIVPYEQLEQEGVQWAQDILQHSPLSIRCLKAAFNADVDGQQGLQELAGNATLLYYLTEEGEEGRKAWNEKRAPNYRKYPWLP; encoded by the coding sequence ATGAATTGGAAAAAAGTCCGCGAGTTTGAAGATATCATTTATGAGAAATGTGATGGTATCGCCAAGGTAACGATCAATCGCCCACATCGGCGCAATGCTTTCACGCCAGATACGGTGGCTGAAATGATTGAGGCCTTTGCGGATGCCAAAGACGACACCTCTATCGGCGTGGTGCTTTTGACGGGGTTTAACCCGCAAACCGATGGCAAGTTTGCCTTCTGTGCGGGCGGTGATCAGAAAATTCGCGGGCACAAGGCCGGGGGCTATGTCGGGAAGGATGGGGTGCCTCGCCTGAATGTCCTGGATCTGCAAAAATTGATTCGTTCTATGCCCAAAGTGGTGATCGCGCTGGTGGCAGGGTATGCGATCGGTGGCGGACACGTATTGCATGTCGTGTGTGATATGACGATTGCAGCTGACAATGCAGTGTTTGGGCAGACCGGGCCGAAGGTCGGAAGTTTCGATGGAGGCTTTGGCTCCAGCTATCTGGCACGTATTGTCGGGCACAAGAAAGCGCGCGAGATTTGGTATCTATGCCGCCAATACAATGCTCAAGAAGCACTGGATATGGGATTGGTGAATAAAATCGTGCCCTATGAACAGCTGGAGCAAGAAGGGGTGCAGTGGGCGCAGGATATTTTGCAGCATAGCCCGCTGTCGATTCGTTGTTTAAAAGCAGCCTTTAACGCGGATGTCGACGGGCAGCAAGGCTTGCAAGAGCTCGCAGGGAATGCCACTTTGCTCTATTATTTAACCGAAGAGGGCGAAGAAGGGCGAAAAGCTTGGAACGAAAAGCGTGCTCCCAATTACAGAAAATACCCATGGTTGCCCTAA
- a CDS encoding nucleotide pyrophosphohydrolase, whose amino-acid sequence MNDSDTQIQEIKDRVLAFAKERDWEQFHSPKNLSMAISAEAAELMEHFLWQGSEASRSDIASGKLRTKVEEELADVFIYAIEFANVAGLDIAAIIEKKMQLNGEKYPVEKAKGRSVKYTEL is encoded by the coding sequence ATGAACGACAGCGACACTCAGATTCAAGAAATCAAAGACCGTGTGCTCGCTTTTGCCAAAGAGCGGGACTGGGAGCAATTTCACTCGCCCAAGAACCTTTCGATGGCAATTTCTGCCGAAGCTGCCGAGCTGATGGAACATTTCCTTTGGCAAGGCAGCGAGGCGTCGCGCAGCGACATTGCGAGCGGAAAGTTACGGACAAAAGTAGAAGAAGAATTGGCCGACGTGTTTATCTACGCCATCGAATTTGCCAATGTTGCGGGCCTGGATATCGCTGCGATCATTGAAAAAAAGATGCAGCTAAACGGAGAAAAGTATCCCGTCGAAAAGGCTAAAGGGCGCAGTGTGAAGTATACCGAGCTTTAA
- a CDS encoding endonuclease/exonuclease/phosphatase family protein — protein MVALKYKTLMPLLAASCLFATACTGKEAKSDAVPQAAMQRSAPETSFTVVTYNVENLFDVDGVAMFDDYKMGPDAGALAYTRRKFQTKLEGIAEVLQHVNAGEGPEIILFEELEADFTPESTVADYDAFLKTHQAQSIASMLGEEWSEEYAGYPSAAWLLKSLADAGLKGYQVVTSPSRGMDSGIAHTNAIFSKFPIQSVERHPLVQARDILEAEIDVEGHPLYVYVNHWKSGASNPEREHIRVENALVLRRLLDARLAADPQADVIIAGDLNSHYNHSILYPDMETGINDVLGSDGDESFVQNDLYNLWFELPSELRFSEVWRGHRGTLMHLILTPGLYDDSGISYIDGSFEKLILPGLNTDAIGRPIKWNPGGETGSGYSDHSPLLARFKVGAFAATGELSRGDDAPDYERKLNVSEYLGTLDLKDGGFLSDLSDSELAPHVAHLYTVNAIVKSIRPFRLQVGERVWPAYYADRSMIEAGGLPSYQQNNEGKVRLVVQPNFYYGKSQLIVEDILGEW, from the coding sequence ATGGTTGCCCTAAAATATAAAACCTTAATGCCGCTCTTGGCGGCATCTTGTTTATTTGCCACAGCTTGCACAGGCAAAGAGGCGAAATCGGACGCGGTTCCGCAGGCTGCGATGCAACGCTCCGCCCCGGAGACGAGTTTTACAGTGGTCACTTATAACGTCGAAAACCTCTTCGACGTGGATGGTGTGGCGATGTTTGACGACTATAAAATGGGGCCCGATGCCGGTGCTTTAGCCTATACCCGGCGCAAGTTTCAGACGAAGTTGGAAGGCATCGCCGAGGTGCTCCAGCATGTGAATGCAGGTGAGGGGCCTGAGATTATCCTGTTTGAAGAGCTGGAGGCCGATTTCACGCCTGAGTCTACAGTTGCTGATTATGATGCCTTTTTGAAAACCCACCAAGCGCAGAGCATTGCGTCAATGTTGGGAGAGGAATGGTCGGAGGAATATGCGGGTTATCCCTCGGCAGCTTGGTTGCTCAAATCGCTCGCAGATGCCGGACTGAAGGGCTATCAAGTCGTGACCTCCCCCTCACGTGGTATGGACTCCGGAATCGCACATACGAACGCGATCTTTTCCAAATTCCCCATCCAGAGTGTGGAACGGCACCCCTTGGTGCAGGCTCGTGATATTTTAGAAGCTGAAATCGACGTGGAGGGGCATCCGCTCTACGTGTATGTCAATCACTGGAAGTCGGGGGCTTCCAATCCCGAGCGAGAGCACATCCGGGTGGAAAATGCGCTGGTATTGCGCCGCTTGCTGGACGCCCGTTTGGCGGCAGACCCTCAAGCCGATGTCATTATCGCAGGCGATTTGAACTCGCACTATAATCATTCCATTCTCTATCCCGATATGGAGACTGGCATCAACGATGTGCTAGGTTCAGACGGGGACGAAAGCTTCGTGCAGAACGACCTCTATAATCTATGGTTTGAGTTGCCCTCCGAGTTGCGTTTTTCAGAGGTTTGGCGCGGGCACCGCGGCACGCTCATGCATTTAATCCTCACTCCCGGGCTCTACGACGACTCCGGTATCAGTTATATCGACGGAAGCTTTGAAAAATTAATTTTACCCGGGCTGAATACCGATGCGATCGGGCGACCGATCAAATGGAACCCTGGAGGGGAAACGGGCAGTGGTTATTCCGACCACTCGCCACTGTTGGCACGTTTCAAAGTCGGTGCTTTCGCTGCGACCGGTGAATTGAGCCGTGGCGATGACGCGCCTGATTACGAGCGAAAGTTGAACGTTTCTGAGTATCTCGGCACTCTGGATTTGAAGGATGGCGGCTTTTTAAGTGATTTAAGCGACAGCGAGCTAGCACCTCATGTCGCCCACCTTTACACGGTCAATGCTATCGTTAAGAGCATTCGCCCCTTCCGGCTCCAAGTCGGAGAGCGTGTGTGGCCTGCTTATTACGCGGACCGCAGTATGATCGAAGCGGGAGGCTTACCTAGCTACCAGCAGAACAATGAGGGCAAAGTGCGCTTGGTGGTGCAGCCCAATTTCTATTACGGCAAGAGTCAGTTGATCGTTGAAGATATCCTAGGGGAGTGGTAG
- a CDS encoding SlyX family protein: MNISSEAQKSLETRIAFLEKHVAEQDAEMYRLSQRIDTLVKVAKEQKAQLAAVAELNSQHAGDMPADEKPPHY; this comes from the coding sequence ATGAATATTAGCTCAGAAGCTCAAAAATCTTTAGAGACGCGCATCGCGTTTCTCGAAAAGCACGTGGCCGAACAGGACGCAGAAATGTATCGTCTGAGTCAGCGAATTGATACCTTGGTCAAAGTCGCCAAGGAGCAGAAAGCGCAACTGGCTGCGGTGGCGGAGTTGAACTCTCAACATGCAGGCGACATGCCTGCCGACGAAAAACCGCCACATTATTGA
- a CDS encoding PilT/PilU family type 4a pilus ATPase yields MPVLDKYLNQLLEREGSDLHLSVGTPVRARIAGSIKEISEDPLTEENLRAMLKELCDAERWAEYESSKELDFAYGIDTGDRFRANYFYNHWGIAAVLRLIPAEIKSFKSLQLPEVIQTLCFARSGLVFVTGPTGSGKSTTLAAMIDLINEQSCKHIITIEDPVEFVHRNKQSVIVHREVGEHSQSFAAALRGAMRADPDILLVGEMRDVQTIRLALNCASMGMLVFGTLHTNNAPMTIDRVIDAFPADEQNQVRTMLGSSLNGVVSQLLCKKHGGGRIAAHEILLKHDALATCIRSGKISRIRQIIESSMQDGMITMDASLERLLQNNQISTEEAYMKASNKGTFEKYMLAREEHNTGNFPDGYEL; encoded by the coding sequence ATGCCAGTCCTCGATAAGTATCTCAACCAGCTGCTGGAAAGAGAAGGATCTGACCTTCACCTATCGGTCGGCACCCCTGTGCGCGCACGTATTGCGGGATCGATTAAAGAGATTAGCGAGGACCCGCTCACCGAGGAAAACTTGAGAGCGATGCTGAAGGAGCTATGTGACGCCGAAAGATGGGCCGAATATGAAAGCTCCAAGGAATTGGACTTCGCTTACGGAATCGATACGGGCGATCGCTTTCGTGCCAATTATTTCTATAACCATTGGGGCATCGCTGCAGTGCTACGTTTAATTCCGGCAGAAATTAAATCCTTTAAATCCCTCCAGCTACCTGAGGTAATTCAAACACTTTGTTTCGCCCGATCAGGTCTGGTCTTCGTAACGGGCCCAACCGGTAGTGGTAAATCCACTACGCTTGCCGCCATGATCGACCTGATCAACGAGCAATCCTGCAAACACATCATTACCATCGAAGATCCGGTGGAGTTTGTGCACCGCAACAAGCAGAGCGTGATCGTGCATCGCGAAGTCGGCGAACACAGCCAGTCGTTTGCCGCAGCGCTGCGCGGTGCGATGCGCGCGGACCCCGACATCTTACTGGTCGGGGAAATGCGCGATGTGCAAACCATTCGACTCGCGCTCAATTGTGCTTCGATGGGCATGCTGGTGTTTGGCACCCTACACACGAATAATGCGCCGATGACGATTGATCGTGTCATTGACGCCTTTCCAGCTGACGAACAGAACCAAGTTAGAACAATGCTTGGATCTAGTCTCAATGGCGTGGTTTCACAGCTTTTATGCAAGAAACATGGCGGCGGACGTATTGCTGCGCACGAGATTTTGCTCAAGCACGATGCTCTGGCGACGTGCATACGAAGTGGGAAAATCAGTCGCATCCGGCAAATCATCGAAAGCAGCATGCAGGATGGCATGATCACCATGGATGCATCCCTGGAGCGCTTATTACAAAACAATCAGATCAGCACTGAAGAAGCCTACATGAAGGCCAGCAACAAGGGCACCTTTGAAAAATACATGCTGGCCCGCGAAGAGCACAATACGGGCAATTTCCCTGATGGCTATGAACTATAG
- the glgB gene encoding 1,4-alpha-glucan branching protein GlgB: MHPCKRLACCIRLHSIELVKITQKEIESITAVKCAQPHGVLGMHPHKKGKKNCLIVRAYLDDAKSCELVDVADDSIRYQLQRLTKDGLFEGIIEDRSDFFQYRLRTERYNGEIRQFYDPYSFLPTLSEDDVYLFSEGSDHFVHRKMGAKVRTHNGVLGVSFAVWAPNAERVSVVGDFNHWDGRYHMMRSLGASGIWELFIPGLEPGMKYKYEIGARQGFPLLKTDPYGTAFEAPPYNASIICDVDHYEWQDADWIQRRANTVWKDQPISVYEMHVGSWKAVVEDASRPLGYRELANELVEYLKDMHYTHVEFMPLSEHPFDGSWGYQVTGFFAPTYRFGGPEDFMYLVDTLHQNGIGVIMDWVPAHFPTDSFALAQFDGTALYEHADPRQGFHQDWGTLIFNYGRNEVRGFLIATALAWCERYHIDGLRVDAVASMLYLDYSREEGQWIPNKFGGRENLEAIEFLRQTNDLVHKYYPGTLMIAEESTSFPGVTKPTTEGGLGFDIKWNMGWMHDTLAYFQKDPIYRKYEHHQLSFGMLYQYSENFTQVFSHDEVVHGKQSMLLKMPGEPISNKAHQLRLLYGLMWIWPGKKTLFMGSDFGQSSEWNYNKCLDWHLLQYPDHQGIQMVVRDLNKIYREIPSLALGDNDSKGFEWINCTDAENSILTFLRRGKEASDDIAAVGNFTPVLREGFRVGVPHAGFWKEILNTDAKEYGGLGFGNNGGVHAEPVEWDGRPYSIKIDLPPQSMSLFRYQG, translated from the coding sequence ATGCACCCATGTAAGAGACTTGCATGTTGTATTAGATTGCATTCAATCGAGCTCGTGAAAATTACCCAAAAAGAAATTGAATCCATCACTGCTGTCAAATGTGCCCAACCCCACGGAGTGTTGGGAATGCACCCACACAAAAAAGGTAAAAAGAATTGTTTAATCGTCCGCGCGTATTTAGACGACGCCAAGAGCTGCGAATTGGTCGATGTGGCTGACGACAGCATACGTTACCAGCTACAACGCTTGACCAAGGATGGACTTTTCGAGGGCATTATCGAAGATCGTAGTGACTTTTTCCAATATCGTCTGCGCACCGAGCGCTATAACGGGGAAATTCGCCAATTTTACGATCCCTACAGTTTTTTGCCAACGCTCTCTGAGGACGACGTCTATTTATTCAGCGAGGGGAGTGATCACTTCGTGCACCGCAAGATGGGGGCGAAGGTCCGCACGCATAATGGCGTGCTCGGCGTATCCTTTGCGGTCTGGGCGCCCAATGCGGAGCGCGTATCGGTGGTGGGTGACTTTAATCACTGGGATGGACGCTACCACATGATGCGCAGTTTGGGAGCTTCCGGTATTTGGGAGCTCTTCATCCCTGGCTTGGAGCCAGGTATGAAGTATAAATACGAGATTGGTGCGCGGCAGGGCTTCCCCTTGCTCAAGACGGACCCTTATGGCACGGCGTTTGAAGCGCCCCCATATAATGCATCGATTATTTGCGATGTGGATCACTACGAGTGGCAGGATGCGGATTGGATTCAGCGCCGTGCAAATACGGTTTGGAAGGATCAACCGATCTCGGTGTATGAGATGCATGTGGGCTCATGGAAAGCGGTGGTCGAGGATGCGTCCCGTCCACTCGGTTACCGTGAGTTAGCCAACGAGCTCGTCGAGTATCTGAAGGACATGCACTACACGCATGTCGAGTTTATGCCGCTTTCGGAGCACCCCTTCGATGGCTCCTGGGGGTATCAGGTGACCGGCTTCTTCGCGCCGACCTATCGTTTTGGGGGGCCTGAGGATTTCATGTATTTAGTGGATACGCTGCACCAGAATGGGATTGGTGTGATTATGGACTGGGTGCCCGCACACTTTCCGACCGATAGTTTTGCTTTGGCGCAATTTGATGGCACAGCACTTTATGAGCACGCAGACCCACGGCAAGGTTTCCACCAGGACTGGGGCACTTTGATTTTCAATTATGGTCGCAATGAAGTGCGTGGCTTCTTGATTGCGACCGCGTTGGCTTGGTGTGAGCGCTACCACATCGATGGCCTGCGAGTCGACGCCGTGGCTTCGATGCTCTATCTGGATTACTCGCGTGAAGAAGGGCAGTGGATCCCGAATAAATTCGGGGGGCGTGAAAACCTGGAAGCGATTGAGTTTCTGCGCCAAACCAACGACCTCGTGCACAAATACTATCCCGGCACCTTGATGATTGCCGAGGAGTCGACCTCATTCCCCGGTGTCACGAAGCCCACCACGGAAGGCGGCCTCGGTTTCGATATCAAATGGAATATGGGGTGGATGCACGATACGCTCGCGTATTTCCAAAAAGATCCGATTTATCGTAAATATGAGCATCACCAGCTGTCCTTTGGCATGCTCTACCAATATTCGGAGAATTTCACCCAAGTATTTTCGCACGACGAAGTGGTGCACGGCAAACAGTCGATGTTGCTTAAGATGCCAGGGGAGCCCATTTCAAATAAGGCGCATCAGTTACGCCTATTGTATGGTTTGATGTGGATATGGCCGGGCAAGAAAACACTCTTCATGGGCAGTGACTTCGGACAGTCTTCAGAATGGAATTACAATAAATGCCTGGATTGGCACTTGCTGCAGTATCCTGATCACCAGGGCATACAGATGGTGGTGCGTGACTTGAATAAAATATATCGAGAGATTCCGAGCTTAGCCTTGGGGGATAATGACTCAAAGGGCTTTGAGTGGATCAATTGCACGGATGCAGAAAATAGTATTTTAACCTTTTTGCGCCGAGGTAAGGAGGCGAGCGATGATATTGCTGCTGTCGGGAATTTCACGCCCGTCTTACGTGAAGGTTTCCGGGTCGGTGTGCCCCATGCCGGCTTCTGGAAAGAGATCCTTAATACGGATGCCAAGGAATATGGTGGCCTTGGTTTTGGTAACAATGGTGGCGTGCATGCAGAACCTGTCGAGTGGGATGGACGCCCATACTCGATCAAAATCGACTTGCCGCCACAATCGATGAGCCTCTTTCGTTATCAAGGCTAG
- the metG gene encoding methionine--tRNA ligase, translated as MSKKFYITTAIDYANGSPHLGHAYEKVLTDIVARFRRLMGDEVKFLTGLDEHGQKVQMSAQKEGVAPIEVCDRLATEFQGLCTALHISNDDYIRTTQDRHKAAVQDILQKLYDKGEIYKADYNGFYSVRQEQFVTEKEKVDGKWPEIYGDVVEVTESNYFFKLAQYQDWLVDTIKTNEQMIYPRFRSADVLQFLKEPLNDLCISRPKERLEWGIELPFDSDFVTYVWFDALTNYITAAGYGTDEFEQHWPADYHVIGKDILVPPHAVYWPIMLKALGIELPKHFLVHGWWLSSGSKMSKSTGEVVNPLDLIDQFGADAFRYFVTREMNVGQDSEFSIELFMSRYNSDLANDLGNLVSRLLNMGGRYAEGKVPAAEIEDTPEKELKALWATTGAELIPLFEDFQFHKALDRIFTFVSGINRYAETRAPWKLAKSEAAADQAALRTSLATMAEALRLAVVMLTPVMPEISNKIRGLIGADDFDRLEGQLEWGNTLEGKALGEKAILFPRPERKA; from the coding sequence ATGAGCAAAAAGTTCTACATCACTACCGCAATCGATTATGCCAATGGCTCCCCCCACCTCGGGCATGCCTACGAAAAGGTGCTGACGGATATCGTCGCACGCTTTCGTCGCTTGATGGGCGACGAGGTCAAGTTTCTGACCGGTCTCGATGAGCACGGGCAAAAAGTGCAGATGTCGGCACAAAAAGAAGGCGTGGCACCGATTGAAGTGTGCGATCGGCTGGCGACGGAGTTTCAAGGGCTTTGCACTGCGCTGCACATCTCCAACGACGATTATATTCGCACCACGCAGGACCGGCACAAAGCCGCGGTGCAAGACATTCTACAGAAGCTCTACGACAAAGGGGAAATCTATAAGGCCGACTACAATGGCTTCTATAGTGTTCGTCAGGAGCAGTTTGTGACGGAGAAAGAAAAAGTCGACGGCAAGTGGCCTGAAATCTATGGCGACGTCGTTGAGGTGACGGAGAGTAATTACTTCTTTAAGCTGGCTCAGTATCAAGACTGGTTGGTGGATACCATCAAGACCAATGAGCAGATGATCTATCCCCGCTTTCGCAGTGCAGATGTGCTGCAGTTTTTGAAAGAACCGCTCAATGATCTCTGCATTTCCCGCCCGAAGGAGCGCCTGGAGTGGGGGATTGAGCTACCATTTGACTCCGATTTTGTCACCTATGTTTGGTTTGATGCCTTGACCAACTACATCACTGCGGCGGGCTATGGAACCGATGAGTTCGAACAACACTGGCCTGCGGATTATCATGTCATTGGAAAAGACATTCTGGTGCCCCCACATGCGGTTTATTGGCCCATTATGCTCAAAGCGCTCGGTATCGAACTGCCTAAGCACTTCCTTGTCCATGGCTGGTGGCTGAGCTCAGGCTCTAAAATGTCGAAGAGCACCGGGGAAGTGGTCAATCCGCTCGATTTAATTGATCAATTTGGAGCCGATGCCTTCCGCTACTTCGTGACTCGCGAAATGAATGTCGGACAAGACTCCGAGTTTTCGATCGAGCTGTTTATGAGTCGCTATAATAGTGATCTTGCCAACGATTTGGGTAATTTGGTCAGTCGTCTGCTCAACATGGGTGGACGTTATGCCGAGGGCAAAGTGCCTGCTGCTGAAATCGAGGACACGCCCGAAAAAGAGTTAAAAGCACTCTGGGCGACGACCGGTGCCGAACTGATCCCACTGTTTGAGGACTTCCAGTTCCATAAGGCGCTGGACCGTATTTTCACTTTTGTTTCCGGAATCAACCGCTATGCAGAGACGCGCGCACCATGGAAATTGGCAAAGTCCGAAGCGGCGGCCGATCAGGCAGCGTTGCGCACTTCGCTAGCGACCATGGCCGAAGCACTACGGTTGGCTGTAGTGATGCTCACACCAGTGATGCCAGAGATTTCGAATAAGATTCGTGGCCTGATTGGCGCGGATGACTTTGATCGCCTCGAAGGGCAGTTAGAGTGGGGCAATACGCTCGAAGGTAAGGCTCTGGGGGAGAAGGCAATTTTATTTCCACGTCCCGAGCGCAAGGCCTAG
- a CDS encoding response regulator, which translates to MFQQLDPIKATFQLSRLLSDSQYDRERQLRRALKHIALCVNADRAYLSLWQESKLSICTIAQWQIEQLDPMPEESIRMDYLSTLEGYFGQNRGMFSLQRESIFWDYHLIGVLCLESRDPIDRLSPDEQQFVKNAAHMLTPALQQLGVSVGLRDIDNLEAECAGEDEEAAIIEGDAPHVLIVEDNKINQLTILKMLQRFGVVVHTADDGLNGISACQKQKFDLILMDLSMPNMDGFDTTREIVTNSTLNKNTPIVAVTANTGEDVESRCLRLGMAEFVSKPLRLERVERLVQSYLK; encoded by the coding sequence GTGTTTCAACAACTGGACCCAATTAAAGCGACTTTCCAACTGAGTCGCTTGCTCTCCGACTCGCAGTATGACCGTGAGCGTCAGCTACGACGTGCCTTGAAACACATTGCACTCTGCGTCAATGCAGACCGGGCTTATTTGAGCCTATGGCAAGAGTCCAAGCTTAGCATTTGCACCATTGCTCAGTGGCAGATTGAACAATTGGACCCCATGCCTGAGGAGTCCATTCGGATGGATTACTTGTCGACTCTAGAGGGGTATTTCGGACAAAACCGGGGGATGTTTTCCCTGCAACGCGAAAGTATTTTCTGGGATTATCATTTGATCGGAGTGCTCTGCCTAGAGTCGCGTGACCCGATTGACCGGCTCAGCCCCGACGAGCAGCAGTTTGTTAAAAATGCGGCACACATGCTGACACCCGCACTCCAGCAACTGGGTGTATCGGTGGGGCTGCGTGACATTGATAATTTGGAAGCAGAGTGTGCGGGTGAGGATGAAGAGGCTGCAATTATAGAGGGGGATGCGCCACATGTGTTGATTGTTGAGGACAATAAAATCAATCAGTTAACCATACTCAAAATGTTACAGCGCTTTGGGGTGGTGGTTCACACCGCTGACGATGGTTTGAATGGAATCAGTGCCTGCCAAAAACAAAAATTTGATCTGATTCTAATGGATTTAAGCATGCCAAACATGGATGGTTTCGACACGACGCGTGAGATCGTGACCAACAGTACCTTGAATAAAAATACACCCATTGTCGCAGTCACCGCCAATACGGGCGAAGATGTTGAAAGTCGCTGCTTGCGTTTAGGCATGGCGGAATTCGTGTCGAAGCCCTTGCGTTTGGAGCGAGTCGAGCGATTGGTGCAGTCGTATTTGAAGTAA